The following coding sequences lie in one Rhizobium sp. ZPR4 genomic window:
- a CDS encoding amino acid ABC transporter permease yields the protein MTLDFSILLRFEHALLLGLWMTVKLTVICIVLGCSLGFLVGLVRTSRNMALRAVSSIYVEFFRGTPVLIQLFWIFFCLPLLLGVELSNLASGVIALTLYMGAITSETFRASLKSIGPEQLDACVALGLPRNIQIINVVLPQAVLRAIPTLLSNCVSLFKESALVSAVGMADLMFVGQNISNNTARPVEVLTVVALIYFVIAFPLTRAVSLIEARILKKLAI from the coding sequence ATGACGCTCGACTTCTCGATCCTTCTCCGCTTCGAGCACGCGCTGTTGCTCGGTCTTTGGATGACCGTCAAATTGACAGTCATCTGCATCGTGCTCGGATGCTCTCTCGGATTTCTGGTGGGCCTTGTCAGAACCTCCCGCAACATGGCGCTAAGGGCTGTCTCCAGTATCTATGTCGAGTTCTTTCGCGGCACACCGGTCCTCATTCAGCTCTTCTGGATCTTCTTTTGCCTGCCGCTGTTGCTTGGTGTCGAACTGTCGAACCTTGCGTCGGGTGTGATTGCGCTAACCCTCTACATGGGTGCGATCACCAGCGAGACTTTCCGTGCCAGCCTGAAGTCGATCGGGCCTGAGCAACTGGATGCCTGCGTTGCGCTCGGACTTCCCCGCAATATCCAGATCATCAATGTCGTGCTGCCGCAGGCCGTGTTGCGCGCGATCCCGACGCTGCTGTCGAACTGCGTCAGCCTGTTCAAGGAGAGCGCCCTGGTTTCCGCCGTCGGGATGGCGGACCTCATGTTCGTCGGCCAAAACATCTCGAACAACACGGCAAGGCCCGTCGAAGTGCTGACGGTCGTCGCCCTGATCTATTTCGTCATCGCATTTCCGCTGACGCGAGCCGTCTCGCTCATCGAGGCGCGCATCCTGAAGAAACTCGCCATCTAA
- a CDS encoding dihydrodipicolinate synthase family protein: MKLSGVMPALITPFDANGKVDFKAFERHLTALRAAGVTGWVPMGSTGEYSALSNEERDDVLRFVKDFAREGEALIAGTNAPASREVIENTLRAKEIGYDTVLLATPFYTRPTQDELLAHFRNVLDATNINLVLYSYPYKDGVEIGFDILDALADDPRVLGIKESSGSLQRAIDIHSRYKGRIDLISGSDDIALDFMFWGADAWICGPANCMAKACVDLDRTFRSGDLAAAREKMIVLYRAMNILESGKFVQKVKYGCELQGLAVGNSRAPLGELTAEEKAEFRAAMQPILNW; encoded by the coding sequence ATGAAACTGTCCGGCGTCATGCCTGCGCTCATCACCCCCTTCGACGCGAACGGCAAGGTCGATTTCAAAGCCTTCGAACGGCATCTCACGGCGCTGCGCGCCGCCGGAGTGACCGGATGGGTCCCTATGGGATCGACCGGTGAATATTCCGCGCTGTCGAACGAGGAGCGTGACGATGTCTTGAGGTTCGTCAAGGATTTTGCCAGGGAAGGCGAAGCCCTGATCGCCGGCACGAACGCGCCTGCAAGCCGTGAAGTCATCGAAAACACGCTTCGGGCCAAGGAGATCGGCTACGACACGGTTTTGCTGGCGACGCCCTTCTATACGCGCCCGACGCAGGACGAACTGCTCGCGCATTTTCGCAATGTGCTCGATGCCACCAATATCAACCTTGTGCTCTATAGCTATCCTTACAAGGACGGCGTCGAGATCGGTTTCGATATCCTCGATGCGCTCGCGGACGATCCTCGTGTTCTCGGCATCAAGGAAAGCTCCGGCTCCCTCCAGCGCGCGATCGACATCCATTCCCGTTACAAGGGTCGCATCGACCTGATCTCCGGCTCGGACGACATCGCTCTCGACTTCATGTTCTGGGGTGCCGACGCCTGGATCTGCGGGCCGGCCAATTGTATGGCAAAGGCCTGTGTCGATCTTGATCGAACCTTCCGCTCAGGTGATCTCGCCGCCGCACGCGAGAAGATGATCGTGCTCTATCGCGCGATGAACATCCTCGAGAGCGGCAAGTTCGTGCAGAAGGTCAAATATGGCTGCGAGCTTCAAGGCTTGGCCGTTGGCAACAGCCGCGCACCCCTCGGCGAACTGACGGCCGAGGAGAAGGCTGAGTTCAGGGCCGCCATGCAACCCATCCTGAATTGGTGA
- a CDS encoding ABC transporter permease subunit, protein MSYTFDFNAVSIAPLLKGLWVSLELTAAANVIGIGLGFGLALLIMSPYRLVRLPFMLFVEFFRCTPAIIQIVWIFYCVPMIFDVFLDPITMGVMALGLNLMAFNAEAYRAAIQAVPREQLDAGIALGLSPLQRVLYIVFPSAFRASIPVLLTNGIVIFQQSALVAIVAIQDLMYQGKTLATETYRPIETFTVVALIYFVVSFPITQIVGFLERRRQLLVS, encoded by the coding sequence GTGAGTTACACCTTCGACTTCAACGCAGTCTCGATCGCGCCGCTGCTCAAGGGCTTATGGGTGTCTCTGGAGCTGACGGCGGCGGCCAATGTCATCGGCATCGGTCTGGGATTTGGGCTCGCTCTTTTGATCATGAGTCCTTACCGGCTAGTCCGTCTGCCGTTCATGCTGTTCGTCGAATTTTTCCGCTGCACGCCCGCCATCATTCAGATCGTCTGGATCTTCTACTGCGTTCCGATGATTTTCGACGTCTTTCTCGACCCGATCACAATGGGTGTGATGGCGCTTGGGCTGAACCTTATGGCCTTCAATGCAGAAGCCTATCGGGCGGCGATCCAGGCGGTTCCGCGGGAGCAACTCGACGCCGGTATCGCGCTCGGCCTTTCACCGCTGCAGCGGGTACTCTACATCGTTTTCCCGTCCGCGTTCCGCGCCTCCATCCCCGTCTTGCTGACGAACGGCATCGTCATTTTCCAGCAGAGTGCGCTGGTTGCGATCGTGGCGATCCAGGACCTCATGTACCAGGGAAAGACGCTCGCGACCGAAACATACCGGCCGATCGAAACATTCACGGTCGTGGCGCTGATCTATTTCGTCGTGTCCTTTCCGATCACGCAAATCGTCGGCTTCCTGGAACGCCGTCGGCAGCTTCTCGTCAGCTAG
- a CDS encoding transporter substrate-binding domain-containing protein — protein MLSKLITSALRALPALALMGGLHATTAHAQTADGYWQGVQKAGVLRCGAAVAPPYVMRDPATGEYSGFFADLCKEFADVLKVKPQFVDTTWDNIVAGLQAGKWDVSLALNRTPARAMAVQFSIPAMEYQISLAYNKNNPKVPVTAVSVADVDKAGVTIAVMSGTAQDKAISAAVKNATIMRLPGNDETRLALTSKRADILVDASDTNQLLTQANPDWAVALNPKPALAKQGVSFGLPHNMSASDVEVVNIFLEEKVATGHVDELIRKAVDEVLKGAK, from the coding sequence ATGCTTTCGAAGTTGATCACGTCCGCCTTGCGGGCGCTGCCCGCGCTCGCCCTGATGGGAGGCCTTCACGCCACCACCGCTCACGCTCAGACCGCCGACGGCTATTGGCAGGGCGTGCAGAAGGCAGGGGTTTTGAGGTGTGGCGCGGCCGTGGCGCCGCCATATGTCATGCGCGACCCGGCAACGGGTGAGTATTCGGGTTTCTTTGCCGATCTCTGCAAGGAATTCGCCGACGTTCTCAAGGTGAAGCCGCAGTTTGTCGATACGACCTGGGACAATATCGTCGCCGGTCTTCAGGCTGGGAAATGGGACGTCTCGCTGGCGTTGAACCGGACGCCGGCCCGCGCCATGGCCGTCCAGTTCTCCATCCCGGCGATGGAATATCAGATCTCGCTCGCCTACAATAAGAACAACCCGAAGGTTCCGGTGACGGCAGTGTCGGTGGCTGATGTCGACAAGGCAGGCGTGACGATCGCCGTCATGTCCGGGACAGCCCAGGACAAGGCAATCTCCGCAGCCGTGAAGAATGCCACGATCATGCGGCTTCCGGGCAATGACGAGACGCGTCTGGCCCTTACCTCGAAGCGAGCCGACATCCTGGTCGACGCCTCCGATACCAACCAGCTTCTGACCCAGGCAAATCCCGATTGGGCCGTTGCTCTGAACCCGAAGCCCGCCCTTGCCAAGCAAGGCGTATCCTTCGGTCTGCCGCATAATATGTCGGCTTCAGACGTCGAAGTCGTGAACATCTTTCTCGAAGAGAAGGTCGCGACCGGCCATGTCGACGAGCTGATCCGCAAGGCCGTCGATGAAGTCCTCAAGGGCGCAAAATAA
- a CDS encoding amino acid ABC transporter ATP-binding protein, whose amino-acid sequence MTMSFSLPLVKMQALHKSYGNGAIQVLKGIDIEMKPGERVVVIGPSGGGKSTLLRVMMGLEQIDSGSIGFDGKAYISSEGPGKKTLIDTEVRRSIGMVFQHYTLFPHLNVIQNLILAPCKVRGEAKSKAMARAQTLLERFGLAAKANAYPAQLSGGQKQRVAIARALMLDPKLMLFDEVTSALDPELVSEVEQVILQLASQNMPMMIVTHDMWFAKNIASRVIFCAGGVVVEDGPPEQVLGSPREERTKEFIDRVFHIKQQGAVA is encoded by the coding sequence ATGACCATGTCCTTCAGCCTTCCCCTCGTCAAAATGCAGGCGCTCCACAAGAGCTATGGCAATGGAGCCATTCAGGTGCTGAAAGGCATCGACATCGAAATGAAACCTGGCGAACGCGTCGTTGTCATCGGCCCGAGCGGCGGCGGCAAGAGCACGCTGCTCAGGGTAATGATGGGCCTTGAGCAGATAGATAGCGGTTCGATCGGCTTCGATGGGAAGGCCTATATCTCGTCTGAAGGCCCCGGCAAGAAGACCCTCATCGATACGGAAGTCCGTCGATCGATCGGCATGGTCTTTCAGCACTACACGCTTTTCCCGCACTTGAATGTCATCCAGAACCTCATCCTTGCGCCCTGCAAGGTACGGGGTGAGGCGAAATCGAAGGCTATGGCTCGTGCCCAGACCCTTCTTGAGCGGTTTGGACTTGCTGCAAAGGCAAATGCGTACCCCGCCCAGCTTTCCGGCGGCCAGAAGCAGCGCGTCGCGATTGCCCGCGCCCTGATGCTGGATCCCAAGCTGATGCTTTTCGACGAGGTGACTTCGGCACTCGACCCCGAGCTTGTCAGCGAGGTGGAGCAGGTGATCCTCCAATTGGCATCGCAGAACATGCCGATGATGATCGTCACCCACGACATGTGGTTTGCGAAGAACATTGCCTCGCGCGTGATCTTTTGCGCCGGCGGTGTCGTCGTCGAGGACGGCCCTCCAGAACAGGTGCTCGGCTCTCCCAGGGAAGAGCGCACCAAGGAATTCATCGACCGCGTGTTTCACATCAAGCAGCAGGGGGCGGTTGCGTGA
- a CDS encoding glycerate kinase → MTWNDASARDVLRRIFDAAVASADPAKVVASHLPERPQGRCIVIGAGKASAAMAAALDTAWGDVDLSGIVVTRYGHAVPAGRIEIIEASHPVPDHMSVEAASRIMECVRGLGPDDLVIALISGGGSSLLVHPAGRMTLDDKRAVNKALLASGASISEMNTVRRQLSGIKGGRLAQVAHPARVVTLVISDVPGDDPSEIASGPTVANPTTVQDAREIVARYRLSLPATALEVLVEGGAPMRPESLNSEIRMIASPGMALFAAAETARANGLTPLILGDALEGEAKEVGTVFAGIATSSKKKGFPVAGPAIILSGGETSVSLPHDSIGRGGRNCEFLLSLAIGLNGAAGIWAIAGDTDGIDGVEDAAGAIITPDTLIRLQDAGVSPRSALSLHDSYTAFKAIGDLVVTGPTLTNVNDIRAILIR, encoded by the coding sequence ATGACCTGGAACGATGCGTCCGCCCGGGATGTGTTGCGCAGGATCTTCGACGCGGCCGTCGCCAGCGCCGATCCGGCGAAGGTGGTCGCATCCCATCTGCCGGAGCGACCCCAAGGCCGGTGCATCGTCATCGGCGCCGGCAAGGCATCCGCCGCAATGGCGGCTGCCCTCGATACAGCCTGGGGCGATGTCGACCTCAGCGGTATCGTCGTGACACGATACGGCCATGCCGTCCCCGCAGGGCGCATCGAGATCATCGAAGCGTCTCATCCGGTTCCCGATCACATGAGCGTCGAGGCGGCCTCGCGCATCATGGAATGCGTCCGAGGCCTCGGGCCAGACGACCTCGTGATCGCGCTGATCTCCGGCGGTGGCTCGTCGCTTCTTGTCCATCCTGCCGGACGCATGACACTGGACGACAAGAGAGCCGTCAACAAGGCGCTTTTGGCAAGCGGCGCTTCGATCTCCGAGATGAACACCGTGCGTCGCCAGCTCTCGGGTATCAAAGGTGGCCGGCTTGCGCAGGTCGCTCATCCCGCTCGCGTTGTCACGCTGGTCATTTCCGATGTCCCGGGCGACGATCCATCGGAGATAGCTTCCGGCCCGACGGTTGCCAATCCGACGACGGTGCAAGACGCTCGGGAGATTGTGGCACGGTATCGCCTGTCACTGCCCGCAACTGCCTTGGAGGTGCTAGTGGAAGGTGGCGCTCCCATGCGTCCTGAAAGTCTGAACTCCGAGATCAGAATGATCGCTTCCCCGGGCATGGCGCTTTTTGCCGCTGCGGAAACCGCCCGCGCCAACGGGCTGACGCCCCTCATTCTGGGTGACGCCCTGGAAGGTGAAGCCAAGGAGGTCGGCACCGTATTTGCAGGCATAGCCACCTCCTCGAAAAAGAAAGGCTTTCCGGTCGCTGGCCCTGCCATCATTCTCTCGGGCGGCGAGACTTCGGTATCATTGCCGCACGATTCGATCGGTCGCGGCGGTCGCAACTGCGAGTTCCTTCTAAGCCTGGCGATCGGTCTGAACGGCGCAGCGGGAATATGGGCCATCGCCGGGGATACCGATGGAATCGACGGCGTCGAGGATGCCGCCGGAGCAATCATCACCCCCGACACGCTCATACGCTTGCAGGACGCAGGCGTCTCGCCGCGCTCGGCTCTTTCCCTGCACGATAGCTACACGGCATTCAAGGCGATCGGAGACCTTGTTGTCACCGGACCGACGCTGACCAATGTAAACGACATCCGCGCAATCCTGATCCGCTGA
- a CDS encoding pyrroline-5-carboxylate reductase yields the protein MKAIGFVGTGAITEAMVEGLLAEPAHSSNIHVSPRNAEIAARLAAKFDTVTVAADNQAAIDQSDVVILAIRPQIAKDVIRRLRFRDGQSIVSVIATMERQNLLDWIRAEVDLVQAIPLPFVADRRGVTAIYPPHPEIAALFDALGTAVQCESRKEYDLLAAASAMMSTFFGIMEFTTDWLEKNGLDRTKGQAYMAPLFESLAQRANERNVDSFHSLSEQFATKGGLNEQVLSDFEAKGGRTVLVSALDRVLARIEGRGDDI from the coding sequence ATGAAAGCAATCGGCTTTGTCGGAACGGGCGCGATCACGGAAGCCATGGTGGAGGGCCTCCTGGCCGAGCCGGCTCACTCATCCAATATCCATGTCTCGCCTCGCAATGCGGAAATCGCCGCAAGGCTTGCCGCCAAGTTCGACACGGTAACTGTCGCGGCTGACAACCAGGCGGCCATCGATCAGAGCGACGTCGTAATCCTGGCCATCCGTCCGCAGATTGCCAAGGACGTCATACGTCGGCTTCGTTTCAGGGATGGACAAAGCATCGTCAGCGTTATCGCGACGATGGAACGCCAAAATCTGCTCGATTGGATCCGGGCCGAGGTAGATCTCGTGCAGGCGATCCCCTTGCCTTTCGTCGCGGATCGTCGGGGCGTAACCGCCATCTACCCTCCCCATCCGGAAATCGCGGCCCTATTCGATGCCCTCGGTACGGCCGTTCAATGCGAATCCCGCAAGGAGTATGATCTCCTTGCCGCAGCCAGCGCGATGATGTCGACCTTCTTCGGTATCATGGAGTTTACGACCGACTGGCTGGAAAAGAATGGGCTCGATCGAACGAAGGGCCAAGCCTATATGGCGCCGCTGTTTGAAAGTCTCGCGCAGCGGGCCAATGAGAGGAATGTTGATTCGTTTCATTCGCTCAGCGAGCAATTCGCCACAAAGGGCGGGTTGAATGAGCAGGTCCTGTCGGATTTTGAGGCGAAGGGCGGGCGAACCGTATTGGTCTCGGCATTGGATCGGGTGTTGGCTCGTATCGAAGGACGCGGTGACGACATCTGA
- a CDS encoding tartrate dehydrogenase yields MREYKIAAIPADGIGPEVIAAGLQVLEALEKRSGDFRIHAETFDWGSDYYKKHGVMMPADGLETLKAFDAIYFGAVGAPDVPDHITLWGLRLPICQGFDQYANVRPTKILPGITSPLRNCGPGDLDWVIVRENSEGEYSGHGGRAHKGLPEEVGTEVAIFTRVGVTRIMRYAFRLAQSRPRKFLTVVTKSNAQRHGMVMWDEIAAEVSKEFPDVTWDKMLVDAMTVRMTLKPESLDTIVATNLHADILSDLAGALAGSLGVAPTGNIDPERRFPSMFEPIHGSAFDITGKGIANPIATFWTAAQMLEHLGEKDAATRLMAAVERVTEAGILTPDVGGKATTQQVTDAVCEAIAGSNILAAAE; encoded by the coding sequence ATGCGTGAATACAAGATTGCAGCCATCCCTGCGGACGGCATCGGCCCGGAAGTGATTGCCGCCGGCCTTCAGGTTCTCGAAGCTCTCGAGAAGCGTAGCGGTGACTTCAGGATCCATGCCGAGACTTTCGACTGGGGTTCGGATTACTATAAGAAGCACGGCGTGATGATGCCGGCCGACGGTCTGGAAACGCTGAAAGCGTTTGACGCCATCTATTTCGGGGCGGTCGGTGCGCCGGACGTGCCGGATCACATCACGCTCTGGGGCCTGCGTCTGCCGATCTGCCAGGGCTTCGATCAGTACGCCAACGTCCGTCCGACCAAGATCCTGCCTGGAATTACGTCGCCGCTGCGCAATTGCGGACCTGGCGATCTCGACTGGGTCATCGTGCGCGAAAATTCCGAAGGCGAATATTCGGGCCATGGCGGACGCGCCCACAAGGGCCTGCCGGAGGAAGTCGGTACCGAGGTGGCGATCTTCACCCGCGTCGGCGTCACCCGCATCATGCGTTACGCCTTCAGGCTGGCCCAATCGCGTCCGCGCAAGTTTCTGACCGTCGTGACCAAGTCGAACGCCCAACGCCACGGAATGGTCATGTGGGACGAGATCGCCGCAGAAGTTTCGAAAGAATTCCCGGATGTCACCTGGGACAAGATGCTGGTCGATGCCATGACCGTACGCATGACCCTCAAGCCGGAAAGCCTCGACACGATCGTCGCAACCAACCTGCACGCGGATATCCTGTCCGACCTCGCAGGCGCGCTGGCAGGATCGCTCGGTGTCGCACCGACTGGAAATATCGATCCGGAACGTCGTTTCCCGTCGATGTTCGAGCCGATCCATGGTTCCGCATTCGACATCACCGGAAAGGGCATCGCCAATCCGATCGCCACTTTCTGGACCGCGGCGCAGATGCTGGAGCATCTCGGCGAGAAGGATGCGGCTACGCGGCTCATGGCAGCCGTCGAACGCGTTACAGAAGCCGGCATCCTGACCCCGGACGTCGGCGGCAAGGCTACCACCCAGCAAGTCACCGACGCGGTTTGCGAAGCGATTGCCGGCTCCAATATCCTGGCAGCGGCCGAATGA
- a CDS encoding GntR family transcriptional regulator, with the protein MSDETEVKRVRGTGWKSVYDTLRNEILALTLPPGQLLDEMSLAERFDMSRSPVREALIRLGAEELVVTLSNRSTIVAPIEVATFPKYVEALDIAQRMNTRLAAALRTDTDLKLIAKREKAFATAVKTGNHLAMSEANKEFHMAIAYAGKNQYLASFYDKLLSQGQRMLHLHFEYLERSHEGYLLTDEHSLMLEAIRDKNVDLADELAHAHTRQFQDNFINFMRENYTTDVPLGSARAAE; encoded by the coding sequence GTGTCTGACGAGACTGAAGTGAAAAGGGTTCGGGGAACCGGTTGGAAAAGCGTCTATGATACGCTGCGAAACGAGATCCTCGCGCTCACCTTACCGCCGGGGCAGCTTCTCGACGAGATGAGCCTGGCCGAACGCTTCGACATGTCTCGATCGCCGGTGCGGGAAGCCTTGATCCGCCTGGGGGCGGAAGAGCTGGTCGTGACGCTTTCCAACCGCAGCACGATCGTCGCGCCGATCGAAGTCGCGACCTTTCCGAAATATGTGGAAGCGCTGGACATCGCGCAAAGGATGAACACCCGTCTAGCGGCGGCACTGCGAACCGATACCGACCTCAAGCTCATTGCCAAACGGGAAAAGGCATTTGCGACCGCCGTCAAGACTGGAAACCATCTGGCGATGTCGGAGGCGAACAAGGAGTTCCACATGGCGATCGCCTATGCCGGCAAGAACCAATATCTGGCATCCTTCTACGATAAGCTCCTGTCTCAAGGTCAGCGCATGCTGCACCTGCATTTCGAATATTTGGAGCGTTCCCACGAGGGGTATCTTCTCACGGACGAGCATAGCCTGATGCTGGAGGCGATCCGAGACAAGAACGTCGATCTGGCGGATGAGCTCGCCCATGCGCACACCCGGCAATTCCAGGACAACTTCATCAACTTCATGCGCGAGAACTACACGACCGACGTCCCGCTCGGATCCGCGCGAGCCGCAGAATAG